Below is a genomic region from Desulfobacter sp..
TATGTATCAATGCCGCCTTTATGGGCGGAGGCAAAAGCATCCTTGTCCCCCAGTTCACCCCGGAAACCGTGGCCGGCCTCATCAAGGACAAAAAAACCTCCTTTATCATCGGTGTGCCCACCCTTTATGCGGCATTGTGCAAAAATAAAAAATTTAAAAATGCCGGACTGTCCTGTCTTAAGGCCGCATTTTGCGGGGCCGACACCCTGCCTGAAACCGTAAAAAATGAGTTTGAAGCCATTGTCAAGGCCAGGGGCGGTAATGTCAGGCTTCTGGAAGGATACGGACTGACAGACGCGGTCACTGCGGTCATGGCCATGCCCATGGACAGTTACCGTCAAAAAAGTATTGGGGTGCCATTTCCGGATATGAACGCCAAAATTGTAAGGCCGGGAACCATAGAGACCGCAGACCTGGAAGAAGACGGGGAAATCTGTTTGTCAGGCCCTGCTGTGATGAAAGGATATCTTGACCAGGAAAAGAAGACAAATAAAACCTTAAGAATCCACAAGGATTCAAAAACCTGGCTGCACACCGGAGATATCGCCCATCAGGACAAACAGGGATTTTTCTATTTTAAGCTGCGGCAAAAAAGGATGATCAAATCTTCAGGTATGAACGTCTATTCGGCCCAGGTGGAAGACCTGCTTTACCAGCACCCCAAGGTTAAAGAGGCCTGTGTCATCGGGGTGCCGGACCCGGACCAGGTTGAACGGGTAAAAGCGTTTGTGGTAAAGGCCGATAAAGTTGAACAGGCAGATGCTAGCCTTGAAAAAGAACTTATTGACCATTGCCGGCAACAACTTATAAAGTGGAGCTGTCCCAGAACCATTGAATTCAGACCAGAGCTACCCACCACCCTGGTAGGCAAGGTGGCCTATAAAGTACTTGAAGATCAGGAAAAAGAACAAATCACCGAAAACGGCAGATCTACAGGAGATCATTCATGATAGAGGAACTCACCCCGTTTTACACAACAATAAAAGATCCTGAACAAACAGCCCAGTCCATTAAAACAAAGGGCAAAAAAATCCTGGGCTATCTGTGCTCCTATGCACCGGAAGAATTAATTTTTGCAGCCGGCTGCCACCCCATGCGGCTGTTTTCCCGAAAAACGGAGATCAGCCTGGCGGAAAATCATCTCCAGGCCTATTGCTGCTCCCTGGTCAGGGGAATTCTGGAGCAAGGCCTTTCAGGCGATCTTAACTACCTGGACGGAACCGTATTCCCCCATACCTGTGATTCCATCCAGCGGTTGTCAGACATCTGGCGGCTGAACATGGACCAGGCTTTTTTCGCCGATGTGATCATGCCGGCCAAACTGACCACCGCCTCGGCCAGAGATTATATGAAAACCGTTCTCAACAAATTTAAAACCGATCTTGAATCCTATATCGGCCACCCCATAACCGAAGATGATCTGGCCGAATCCATTGCCCTGTTCAACAGAATCCGGACCCGCCTTGACCAAATTTACACCCTGAAAGCAGAACATCCGGCCGTCATTTCAGGCAAAGACCTGTTCTGTGTCATCAAAGCGGCCATGATCATGGACAGAAACCTTCTGGATACCTGCCTTAAAGATCTTTTATCGGCATTAAAAAATTTGCCACAAAAGCCTGGTGATCCAACGCGGTTAATCCTTTCAGGCTCTGTCTGTGACATGCCCGACCTTTACACCCTTGTGGAGGATGCAGGCGGTGCTGTGGTGGGAGATGATCTTTGCTCGGGCCAGCGGTGGTTTCAAGGTCTTATCCCCCAGGATCTCCCGCCCATGGACGGGCTGACCGCCCGGTATACGGACCGGGTGGTCTGCCCTGCAAAGCACAGCGGCAATTTTGCCAGGGCCAAGGCCCTGATTGATCTGGTCAAGGCAAAAAAGGCCCAGGGCGTTGTGTTTACCCTGCTCAAGTTCTGTGACCCCCATGCCTTTGACTTTCCCTATCTCAAAGAATGCCTGGACAAGGAAGGCATCCCTTCCCTTCACCTGGAAATGGATGATCAGCAGACCAACTCAGGCCAGATGACCACCCGTGTGGAAACCTTTATTCAGATGATCTAATTGAACCAAAGATTAAATCGGTATGAGGAGCCCTTATGAACGACAAAGCAACACCCAAAGATCCTGAAAAAGAAAAACGGAAAATTAAATCCGCCAAAAAAATGCGGGATATCATGACCACCTATTATATGGACGCATTGACCGCCCGGGAAAACAACAAGACCGTGGCCTGGATCACCTCGGGAGGCCCGGTTGAACCGTTGATTGCCATGGACATTATTCCGGTTTACCCTGAAAACCACGGGGCCATGATCGGGGCCTCTAAAATGGGGGAAGATCTTTGTATCAAAGCCGAAGACATGGGTTATTCCAGTGACCTATGCTCCTATGCCAGGGCCGATATTTCCTGCGCTGTGGTCAATGGCGGCCCTCTGGGCGGGCTTCCCAAACCAGACATGCTCATCTGCTGCAACAATATCTGCGGCACTGTACTCAAATGGTATGAAATCCAGGCCAGACACTTTAATGTCCCCTTGTTCATCCTGGACACCCCGGTCTGTCACTCAGGATACACAAAAGAGATTGCAGCCTATGTCCAGAATCAGATAAAAGAATATGTGATTTTTTTAGAAACCGCCACCGGTAAACCGTTTGACTATGACAGAATCAAAACGGTGGGCGCCCTTGCCCTGGAAGGCCAGAAGCTTTGGCAAAAGGTGCTGAAGACCACCGCCCAAAGGCCCTCCCCCATGTCTGCCTTTGATGCCTTCTTCTTTCTGGCCCTGATTGTGACCCTCAGGGGAACCCAGACGGCTGTGGATTTTTATACCCAACTGCTCAAAGAAATGGAAGAACGGGTGGAACAGGGCATTTCCATTGTGCCAGAAGAACAGCACCGGCTGCTTTGGGACAATCTGCCGGTATGGTATAATCTAAAATGGCTCTCCCAAAAATTTTCAGACCACAATGCCTGTCCGGTGGCTGACACTTACACCTCGGCCTGGTGTTCGGCCATCCAGTACATAGATGCAAATGATTTTCTAGGATCCATGGCCGAGGCCTACACCCGGATATATCTCAATATCGGGGTGGACCAGATGGCAGACCAGGTTCTTGGGATGATCCAATTTTACGGGGTGGACGGATTTGTCATGCATTCCAACCGCTCCTGCAAACCCTATTCCTTCGGACAGATGGATATCATGAATATTGTCCGGGAAAAAACAGGAATCCCCGTACTCATGCTGGAAGCGGATATGGTGGATCCCAGAAATTTTTCCCTTTCCCAGGCAGATACCCGGATTGATGCATTCATGGAAATCATAAAACAAAAAAGGTGAAACCCAATGCAATTTGATCTTAAAAACAAAACAGCCCTGGTCACCGGCGGCAGCAGGGGGCTGGGTCTTGAAATTGCCCGAGCGCTTTTGGAACAAGGGGCAACGGTATTTATCTGCAGCAGAAAACAGGCCAACCTGGACCAGGCAGCAGAGGCACTGGGTCATCCTGAACAATTTTTCACCATCCAGGCCCACATCGGCAAACCCCAGGAGGTGGACCAGATGTTTGAGACAATTGACACCCAGGCCGGCTGCCTGGATATTTTGATCAACAATGTGGGCATGAACCTGATCACCCCGGGAGTGGCAAATCTGGATCCAGGCCTTTGGCAGAAAATCATGGAAACCAACCTGACCGGCACCTTTCTGGTCAGCCGCAGGGCCGCAGCCATGATGCGGACCAAAAACTCAGGCAAAATCGTATCCATCTCCTCCATTGCAGGCAGAAAAGCCACCCCGGGCATGGGCATATACGGTATTGCCAAGGCAGGCATCGAAATGCTGACCAAAGTATTGGCCGCAGAACTTGCCATGTTCAATATCCAGGTCAATGCCCTGGCCCCGGCCATGGTCAAAACAAAATTTTCAGAACCGTTCTGGTCAAACGAGGAACTGCTGGCCCATGTGACTTCAACCATCCCCATGGGCAGGATTGCAGACCCCAAAGACCTGGTGAATCCGGTACTCTTTCTGGCCTCAGAGGGCACTTGCTTTATCACCGGGCAAACCCTGGTGGCAGACGGGGGGGCAACCATCATATGATATTTGCAGGCATTGATATCGGGTCCATCACAGCCAAGGCGGCCCTGTTAAAGCAAAATTCAGAAAATAAATCCCTCACTCTCATGGGCACCTGTGTGATTCCCACAGGCTATAACCCGGTCATTGCCGGAGAAAAGGTCTTTTCCGGCCTGCTCAAAAAGACCCAAACCAGCCAGGCAGATGTCAGATCAATCGTATCCACGGGGTATGGCAGGCATTCTGTTGATTTTGCCAACAAGGCCATGACGGAAATCATCTGCCATGGGGCCGGGGTCTATTTTTCCCATCCAAAGGCCAGAGGAATTATTGATGTGGGGGGACAGGACTCCAAAGCCATTGCCCTGAGCACCTCAGGCCAGGTGGAAAACTTTGCCATGAATGACAAATGCGCTGCCGGTACAGGCCGTTTTTTAGAGGTGATGGCCAATGCCCTGGAACTCAAACTTGACGAACTCGGCCCTTTAGGGCTGACATCACAAACCCCTGCAAAAATTTCTTCCATCTGCACGGTATTTGCCGAATCAGAGGTTATTTCCATGATTGCGGCAAGGGAAAAAAGGAAAAATATCATTGCAGGCATCCATGATGCCGCAGCCGCAAGAGTTGCAGGCTTGGCCAACAAAATAAAAATCCAGGCCCCTGTGATCATGACCGGGGGGGTGGCCAAAAATATCGGGCTTGTCAAAGCGCTTGAAAACCGCTTGGGCCTTGATATTATCGTGGCAGCACATGCCCAGGAAAACGGGGCCATTGGTGCAGCGGTACTTGCCGCCGAAAAAAATAAAAATTAAATAAATGGCTCAAAAATTGACAAAAACCCTTTCTTGTGTCTTGAATTCATTATCATCGTACAGATGATCGCCCATAGGAGAAC
It encodes:
- a CDS encoding AMP-binding protein; the protein is MQTQRPWLEHYADVPHSIDYPKITMYESVINSVNRVPDKIAWDFMGTQCTYQKFSDHIDKCADALAGLGLKKGDTITISMPTSPQGIICFYAANKIGAVASMIHPLSTETEIRFYLNLSNSTMALTLDAFYHKFRAAMDQTACKRLILAKIGDFLSPVKQFGFWLTKGRKIPKVPEDKTTFFWADIMAASWQSQPKADMDSDDTAVILYSGGTTGKPKGILLSNMNFISEGMMVAAWGQLDESDSILAILPIFHGFGLGVCINAAFMGGGKSILVPQFTPETVAGLIKDKKTSFIIGVPTLYAALCKNKKFKNAGLSCLKAAFCGADTLPETVKNEFEAIVKARGGNVRLLEGYGLTDAVTAVMAMPMDSYRQKSIGVPFPDMNAKIVRPGTIETADLEEDGEICLSGPAVMKGYLDQEKKTNKTLRIHKDSKTWLHTGDIAHQDKQGFFYFKLRQKRMIKSSGMNVYSAQVEDLLYQHPKVKEACVIGVPDPDQVERVKAFVVKADKVEQADASLEKELIDHCRQQLIKWSCPRTIEFRPELPTTLVGKVAYKVLEDQEKEQITENGRSTGDHS
- a CDS encoding 2-hydroxyacyl-CoA dehydratase, with translation MIEELTPFYTTIKDPEQTAQSIKTKGKKILGYLCSYAPEELIFAAGCHPMRLFSRKTEISLAENHLQAYCCSLVRGILEQGLSGDLNYLDGTVFPHTCDSIQRLSDIWRLNMDQAFFADVIMPAKLTTASARDYMKTVLNKFKTDLESYIGHPITEDDLAESIALFNRIRTRLDQIYTLKAEHPAVISGKDLFCVIKAAMIMDRNLLDTCLKDLLSALKNLPQKPGDPTRLILSGSVCDMPDLYTLVEDAGGAVVGDDLCSGQRWFQGLIPQDLPPMDGLTARYTDRVVCPAKHSGNFARAKALIDLVKAKKAQGVVFTLLKFCDPHAFDFPYLKECLDKEGIPSLHLEMDDQQTNSGQMTTRVETFIQMI
- a CDS encoding 2-hydroxyacyl-CoA dehydratase, coding for MNDKATPKDPEKEKRKIKSAKKMRDIMTTYYMDALTARENNKTVAWITSGGPVEPLIAMDIIPVYPENHGAMIGASKMGEDLCIKAEDMGYSSDLCSYARADISCAVVNGGPLGGLPKPDMLICCNNICGTVLKWYEIQARHFNVPLFILDTPVCHSGYTKEIAAYVQNQIKEYVIFLETATGKPFDYDRIKTVGALALEGQKLWQKVLKTTAQRPSPMSAFDAFFFLALIVTLRGTQTAVDFYTQLLKEMEERVEQGISIVPEEQHRLLWDNLPVWYNLKWLSQKFSDHNACPVADTYTSAWCSAIQYIDANDFLGSMAEAYTRIYLNIGVDQMADQVLGMIQFYGVDGFVMHSNRSCKPYSFGQMDIMNIVREKTGIPVLMLEADMVDPRNFSLSQADTRIDAFMEIIKQKR
- a CDS encoding SDR family oxidoreductase, producing MQFDLKNKTALVTGGSRGLGLEIARALLEQGATVFICSRKQANLDQAAEALGHPEQFFTIQAHIGKPQEVDQMFETIDTQAGCLDILINNVGMNLITPGVANLDPGLWQKIMETNLTGTFLVSRRAAAMMRTKNSGKIVSISSIAGRKATPGMGIYGIAKAGIEMLTKVLAAELAMFNIQVNALAPAMVKTKFSEPFWSNEELLAHVTSTIPMGRIADPKDLVNPVLFLASEGTCFITGQTLVADGGATII
- a CDS encoding 2-hydroxyglutaryl-CoA dehydratase; translation: MIFAGIDIGSITAKAALLKQNSENKSLTLMGTCVIPTGYNPVIAGEKVFSGLLKKTQTSQADVRSIVSTGYGRHSVDFANKAMTEIICHGAGVYFSHPKARGIIDVGGQDSKAIALSTSGQVENFAMNDKCAAGTGRFLEVMANALELKLDELGPLGLTSQTPAKISSICTVFAESEVISMIAAREKRKNIIAGIHDAAAARVAGLANKIKIQAPVIMTGGVAKNIGLVKALENRLGLDIIVAAHAQENGAIGAAVLAAEKNKN